From the genome of Phycodurus eques isolate BA_2022a chromosome 22, UOR_Pequ_1.1, whole genome shotgun sequence, one region includes:
- the braf gene encoding serine/threonine-protein kinase B-raf isoform X5, translated as MIKLTQEHLEALLDKFGGEHNPPSIYLEAYEEYTSKLDALQQREQQLLEATGNGTDFSCSPTSVPALLEVRMGGCAAGGGGGGAQAFPSAPNTLAVLQKPTDASRSNPRSPQKPIVRVFLPNKQRTVVPARCGMTVRDSLKKALMMRGLIPECCGVYRIQDGEKKPIGWDTDISWLTGEELHVEVLENVPLTTHNFVRKTFFTLAFCDFCRKLLFQGFRCQTCGYKFHQRCSTEVPLMCVNYDQLDLLLVSKFFEHHPFTQDEVSSEGTTPVSEACLSLPPSDSTGSICHAALSPSKSIPIPPSFRPSEEDHRNQFGQRDRSSSAPNVHINTIEPVNIDDLIRDQGLVRSDGAPPNHPARCLRKHRTRTSSPLLYSYPNDIVFDFEPEPVFRGSTTGLSATPPASLPGSLTNVKVPQKSPCPQRERKSSSSSEDRNKMVGSVRIELRPVSIEFVSLCRVEQKTLGRRDSSDDWEIPEGQITLGQRIGSGSFGTVFKGKWHGDVAVKMLNVTAPTPQQLQAFKNEVGVLRKTRHVNILLFMGYTTKPQLAIVTQWCEGSSLYHHLHIIETKFEMIKLIDIARQTAQGMDYLHAKSIIHRDLKSNNIFLHEDLTVKIGDFGLATVKSRWSGSHQFEQLSGSILWMAPEVIRLQDKNPYSFQSDVYAFGIVLYELMSGALPYSNINNRDQIIFMVGRGYLSPDLSKVRSNCPKAMKRLMADCLKKKREERPLFPQILASIELLARSLPKIHRSASEPSLNRAGFQTEDFSLYSCASPKTPIQSGGYGEFSAFK; from the exons ATGATCAAGTTGACACAAGAACACTTAGAGGCTCTTCTGGACAAGTTTGGAGGAGAACACAATCCTCCGTCTATATATCTCGAG GCCTACGAGGAGTACACCAGTAAGCTGGACGCgctccagcagagggagcagcaGCTGCTGGAGGCCACGGGCAACGGCACCGACTTCTCCTGCTCGCCGACTTCCGTGCCGGCCCTCCTGGAGGTCAGGATGGGAGGGTgcgcggcgggcggcggcggtggcggcgcTCAGGCGTTCCCCTCGGCGCCCAACACCCTGGCTGTCCTCCAGAAACCCACGGACGCCAGCCGGAGCAACCCGCGCTCCCCGCAGAAACCCATCGTTCGGGTCTTCCTGCCCAATAAACAGAGAACCGTG GTGCCCGCCCGGTGTGGGATGACTGTGCGAGACTCGCTCAAGAAGGCTCTAATGATGCGAGGACTCATCCCAGAGTGCTGCGGCGTCTACAGGATACAGGACGG GGAGAAGAAGCCTATTGGTTGGGACACGGATATCTCGTGGCTGACGGGGGAGGAGTTGCACGTGGAAGTCTTGGAGAATGTGCCGCTCACCACGCACAACTTC GTGAGGAAGACCTTCTTCACGCTGGCCTTCTGCGACTTCTGCAGGAAGTTGCTTTTCCAGGGCTTCCGCTGTCAGACGTGCGGCTACAAGTTCCACCAGCGCTGCAGCACGGAGGTCCCGCTCATGTGCGTCAACTACGACCAGCTAGA CTTGTTGCTGGTGTCCAAGTTCTTCGAGCATCACCCTTTCACCCAAGACGAGGTCTCGTCCGAGGGGACCACCCCCGTTTCCGAAGCTTGTCTGTCGCTCCCTCCGTCCGACTCCACCGG GTCTATATGCCACGCCGCGCTGTCGCCGTCCAAGTCCATACCTATCCCGCCTAGTTTCCGGCCCAGCGAGGAGGATCACCGCAACCAGTTTGGCCAGCGGGACCGTTCGTCCTCCGCCCCCAACGTTCACATCAACACCATCGAGCCTGTCAACATCGAC gACCTGATCCGAGATCAGGGATTAGTCAGGTCTGACGGAG CCCCCCCGAACCACCCTGCCCGCTGCTTGAGGAAGCACCGAACACGGACCTCAAGCCCCCTCCTATACTCCTACCCCAATGACATAGTGTTTGATTTTGAGCCCGAGCCTGTGTTCCGAG GGTCCACCACTGGACTGTCGGCCACTCCCCCTGCCTCGCTCCCCGGCTCCCTGACCAACGTCAAGGTTCCCCAGAAGTCACCGTGCCCGCAGAGGGAGCGGAAGTCCTCGTCTTCGTCCGAGGACCGCAATAAGATGGTGGGTTCCGTGAGAATCGAGCTCCGTCCCGTCTCGATTGAATTTGTTTCACTGTGTCGTGTGGAACAGAAAACGCTGGGGAGGAGGGACTCCAGTGACGACTGGGAAATCCCCGAGGGTCAGATCACTCTGGGTCAGaggataggctccggctccTTCGGGACAGTCTTCAAAGGAAAGTGGCATG GTGACGTGGCGGTGAAGATGTTAAACGTCACTGCTCCGACACCCCAGCAGCTTCAGGCCTTTAAGAACGAAGTGGGAGTCCTCAG GAAAACGCGTCACGTCAACATCCTGCTGTTCATGGGCTACACCACCAAGCCTCAGCTGGCCATTGTGACGCAGTGGTGTGAAGGCTCCAGCCTGTACCACCACTTGCACATCATCGAGACCAAGTTTGAAATGATCAAGCTAATCGACATCGCCAGGCAGACCGCTCAGGGCATGGA TTACCTACACGCCAAGTCCATCATCCACCGTGATCTGAAGAGCAACA ATATTTTCCTCCATGAGGATCTGACGGTGAAGATTGGTGACTTTGGCCTAGCCACAGTCAAGTCCCGCTGGAGTGGCTCCCACCAGTTTGAACAGTTGTCTGGCTCCATTCTGTGGATG GCTCCGGAGGTGATCCGGCTGCAGGACAAGAATCCCTACAGCTTCCAGTCCGACGTCTACGCCTTTGGCATTGTGCTGTATGAACTCATGTCAGGAGCGCTGCCCTACTCCAACATTAACAACAGAGATCAG ATAATTTTCATGGTGGGTCGAGGTTACCTGTCCCCCGACCTCAGCAAGGTGCGTAGCAACTGCCCAAAGGCCATGAAGAGACTCATGGCCGACTGCTTGAAGAAGAAGCGAGAGGAGCGACCTCTCTTCCCTCAG ATCTTGGCGTCCATCGAGCTGCTGGCTCGCTCGTTACCCAAAATCCACCGCAGCGCCTCTGAGCCTTCGTTAAACCGAGCGGGCTTTCAGACGGAGGACTTCAGTTTATACTCCTGCGCCTCGCCCAAAACCCCCATCCAGTCGGGAGGCTACG gggAGTTTTCAGCATTCAAGTAA